In Fusobacterium periodonticum ATCC 33693, a single genomic region encodes these proteins:
- a CDS encoding 23S rRNA (pseudouridine(1915)-N(3))-methyltransferase RlmH: MNINIICIGKIKDKYINEGIAEFSKRMTSFANLSIIELKEYNKEDNMNISIDKESQDILKQLSKSVAYNILLDLNGKELSSEDMSKYIEDLKNKGTSSINFIIGGSNGVNKELKNSVDMKLKFSHFTFPHQLMRLILLEQVYRWFAISNNIKYHK; the protein is encoded by the coding sequence TTGAATATAAATATTATTTGTATAGGAAAAATTAAAGATAAATATATAAATGAAGGTATTGCTGAATTTTCAAAGAGAATGACAAGTTTTGCAAATCTAAGTATCATTGAATTAAAGGAATATAATAAAGAAGATAATATGAATATCTCAATAGATAAGGAAAGTCAAGATATATTAAAACAACTTTCAAAATCTGTTGCCTACAATATTCTTTTAGACTTAAATGGAAAAGAATTGAGTTCAGAAGATATGTCTAAGTATATTGAGGACTTAAAAAATAAGGGTACAAGTAGTATAAATTTTATTATTGGTGGCTCTAATGGGGTAAATAAAGAGCTTAAAAATTCAGTTGATATGAAATTGAAATTTTCACACTTTACCTTTCCTCATCAACTTATGAGACTTATTCTTTTAGAGCAAGTCTATAGATGGTTTGCAATATCTAATAATATAAAATATCATAAATAG
- a CDS encoding AbgT family transporter, translated as MEKEKKKGIQRFLDFVERGGNKLPHPLTLFWIFCVIIAIISAIAANSGASVTYEAFDRKENIIKETTLTIKSLLNAEGIRYIFSSMVKNFTGFAPLGTVLVALIGIGVAEGSGLMSATMKKVVTATPKRFLTAMVVLAGVMSNIASDAGYVVLIPLGAVIFLSFGRHPIAGLAAAFAGVSGGFSANLLLSTTDPLLSGITTEAAKLLNPSYFVNPASNYYFMAASTFLITIMGTFITEKIIEPRLGEYKGEVVVDHNELTDKERKALRWAGVSVLIFCAIIAFLILPENAILKVDGNLKQWTHDGLVPTLMMFFLVPGIVYGKVAGTIKNDKDVAKMMGSSLATMGGYLALSFAAAQFVAYFSYTNLGTFVAVKGADFLQSIGLTGLPLIILFVLVAAFINLFMGSASAKWAIMAPIFVPMLMRLGYTPEFTQLAYRIGDSSTNIITPLMTYFAMIVAFMQKYDKESGMGTLISVMLPYSMCFLVGWTIFLIIWFMTGLPIGIEGAIHLAGM; from the coding sequence ATGGAAAAAGAAAAGAAAAAAGGAATTCAAAGGTTTTTGGATTTTGTTGAAAGAGGAGGGAATAAGTTACCACACCCATTAACATTATTCTGGATATTCTGTGTAATTATTGCAATTATATCTGCAATAGCTGCAAATTCAGGAGCATCTGTTACTTATGAAGCATTTGACAGAAAAGAAAATATAATTAAAGAAACTACTTTAACTATCAAGTCTTTATTAAATGCTGAAGGTATTAGATATATTTTCTCTTCTATGGTTAAAAACTTCACTGGTTTTGCACCTCTAGGAACAGTTTTAGTTGCTCTTATTGGTATAGGAGTTGCTGAAGGTAGTGGACTTATGAGTGCAACTATGAAAAAAGTTGTTACTGCTACACCTAAAAGATTTTTAACTGCAATGGTTGTTTTAGCTGGAGTTATGTCAAATATAGCTTCTGACGCTGGATATGTTGTGTTAATTCCTTTAGGAGCAGTTATATTCTTATCATTTGGTAGACACCCAATAGCAGGTCTTGCTGCAGCATTTGCTGGAGTATCAGGAGGGTTCTCAGCTAACCTTTTACTTTCTACAACAGACCCACTATTATCTGGTATCACAACAGAAGCTGCAAAATTATTAAATCCTAGTTATTTTGTAAACCCAGCTTCTAACTACTACTTTATGGCTGCATCAACATTTTTAATCACTATTATGGGAACTTTTATAACTGAGAAAATTATTGAACCAAGACTTGGTGAATATAAGGGTGAAGTTGTAGTTGACCACAATGAATTAACAGATAAAGAAAGAAAAGCTTTAAGATGGGCTGGAGTTTCAGTTTTAATATTCTGTGCTATAATAGCTTTCTTAATTCTTCCAGAAAATGCAATTTTAAAAGTAGATGGAAACTTAAAACAATGGACACATGATGGACTAGTTCCTACTTTAATGATGTTCTTCTTAGTACCTGGTATAGTATATGGTAAAGTTGCTGGAACTATTAAAAATGATAAAGATGTTGCTAAAATGATGGGATCTTCTCTTGCAACTATGGGTGGATACTTGGCACTTTCATTTGCTGCAGCTCAATTTGTTGCTTATTTCTCTTATACAAACTTAGGAACTTTTGTAGCTGTTAAAGGTGCTGACTTCCTACAAAGTATAGGATTAACTGGATTACCTTTAATCATTCTATTCGTTTTAGTTGCTGCATTTATAAACCTATTTATGGGATCTGCATCAGCTAAATGGGCTATAATGGCTCCAATATTTGTTCCTATGTTAATGAGACTTGGATATACTCCTGAATTTACTCAATTAGCATATAGAATTGGAGACTCTTCAACAAACATTATAACTCCACTTATGACATATTTTGCTATGATAGTTGCCTTCATGCAAAAATATGATAAAGAATCTGGTATGGGAACTTTGATTTCTGTAATGCTTCCTTATTCAATGTGTTTCTTAGTTGGATGGACAATATTCTTGATAATCTGGTTTATGACTGGTTTACCAATAGGAATAGAAGGAGCTATCCACTTAGCAGGAATGTAA
- the mutL gene encoding DNA mismatch repair endonuclease MutL: MNRIRILDESVSNAIAAGEVVENPTSMIKELIENSLDAKSKEIKLEVWNGGLDISISDSGCGMSKEDLLLSIERHATSKIITKDDLFNIRTYGFRGEALSSIASVSKMILSSRTEDSPNGTQMNVLGGKVTNLKDIQKNVGTQIEIKDLFYNTPARKKFLRKDTTEYLNIKDIFLREALANPNVKFILNIEGKESIRTSGNGIENAILEIFGKNYLKNFSKFSLGYLGNANLFKANKDSIFVFINGRSVKSKIVEEAVIAAYHTKLMKGKYPSALIFLDIDPAEIDVNVHPSKKIVKFANQSAIYDLVKGEIEKFFSDDENFISPHIEVEDEEVETFEEKTEKVEYPSNNFLDINDFKDEKQNLSQLSVVQKDDYLKKDYNDIKDEKQNIVNIDNVIKTSSNEIKENIETFKKVGSDFDLIEKEVETEKTKDKYIFKNEDTSRGKIFDDFSTLKNIDFRVIGQVFDTFILVERNNLLEIYDQHIIHERILYEKLKQEYYSHSMTKQNLLVPIRFELDPREKQLALENTEIFSSFGFDIDDFEKNEILLRTTPTMNLRDSYENIIKEILDNISKNRDKDIRENIIVSMSCKGAIKANHKLTIEEMYSMVAKLHEVGEYTCPHGRPIIVKMSLLDLEKLFKRK; encoded by the coding sequence ATGAACCGTATTAGAATTTTGGATGAAAGTGTTTCTAATGCAATAGCCGCTGGTGAAGTCGTAGAAAATCCTACTAGTATGATTAAAGAATTAATTGAAAATTCTTTAGATGCTAAAAGTAAGGAAATAAAATTGGAAGTATGGAATGGTGGTCTTGATATTTCTATAAGTGATAGTGGTTGTGGAATGTCAAAAGAAGATTTACTACTTTCTATTGAAAGACATGCAACAAGTAAAATTATCACAAAAGATGATTTATTTAATATAAGAACCTATGGTTTTAGAGGGGAAGCTCTATCTTCAATAGCTTCTGTTTCTAAAATGATACTATCTTCTAGAACAGAAGATAGCCCAAATGGAACTCAAATGAATGTTTTAGGTGGTAAGGTAACCAACCTTAAAGATATACAAAAAAATGTAGGTACTCAGATAGAAATAAAAGATTTATTCTATAACACTCCTGCAAGAAAAAAATTCCTGAGAAAGGACACTACTGAGTATCTAAATATAAAAGATATCTTTTTAAGAGAAGCTCTAGCTAACCCTAATGTTAAATTCATCTTAAATATTGAAGGTAAGGAAAGTATAAGAACAAGTGGAAATGGTATAGAAAATGCTATTTTAGAAATCTTTGGAAAAAATTATTTAAAGAATTTCTCTAAGTTTTCATTGGGTTACTTAGGTAATGCTAATTTATTTAAAGCCAATAAAGATTCTATTTTTGTATTTATCAATGGTCGTTCTGTAAAATCAAAGATAGTAGAAGAAGCTGTTATTGCTGCCTATCATACAAAACTAATGAAGGGAAAATATCCAAGTGCTTTAATTTTTTTAGATATTGACCCTGCTGAAATAGATGTTAATGTTCATCCATCAAAAAAAATTGTAAAGTTTGCTAATCAATCTGCTATATATGATTTAGTTAAGGGTGAAATTGAAAAATTTTTCTCTGATGATGAGAATTTTATTTCACCACATATAGAAGTAGAAGATGAGGAAGTTGAAACTTTTGAAGAAAAAACAGAAAAAGTAGAATATCCTAGCAATAATTTTTTAGATATAAATGATTTTAAAGATGAAAAACAAAATTTATCTCAATTATCTGTTGTTCAAAAAGATGATTACTTAAAAAAAGACTATAATGATATCAAAGATGAAAAGCAAAATATTGTTAATATTGATAATGTAATAAAGACTTCTTCAAATGAAATAAAAGAAAATATTGAAACTTTTAAAAAAGTAGGCAGTGACTTTGACTTAATAGAAAAAGAAGTTGAAACTGAAAAAACAAAAGATAAATATATTTTTAAAAATGAAGACACTAGCCGAGGTAAAATATTTGATGATTTCTCAACTTTAAAAAATATAGATTTTAGAGTTATTGGACAAGTATTTGATACTTTTATACTAGTTGAAAGAAATAATCTTTTAGAAATATATGATCAACATATAATACATGAAAGAATATTATATGAAAAATTGAAACAAGAATACTACAGTCATTCTATGACTAAACAAAATCTCTTAGTTCCTATAAGATTTGAGTTAGATCCAAGAGAAAAACAATTAGCTCTTGAAAATACTGAAATCTTTTCAAGTTTTGGTTTTGATATAGATGATTTTGAAAAAAATGAAATTTTATTGAGAACTACTCCAACTATGAACTTAAGAGATAGTTATGAAAATATAATAAAAGAAATTTTAGATAATATTTCAAAAAATAGGGATAAAGACATCAGAGAAAATATTATAGTATCTATGTCTTGTAAGGGAGCTATAAAGGCTAACCATAAACTAACTATAGAAGAAATGTATTCTATGGTGGCAAAGCTTCATGAAGTTGGAGAATATACTTGTCCTCATGGAAGACCTATAATAGTAAAGATGTCTTTACTTGATTTGGAGAAACTTTTTAAAAGAAAATAA
- a CDS encoding copper homeostasis protein CutC: MIKEACVESFEKSLEAQNNGANRIELCENLAVGGTTPSYGTVKICLEKLNIPIFPMIRARGGNFVYSKEEIEIMKEDIKVFKDLGVKGVVFGFLTSDNKIDLELTKELVELASPMEVTFHKAIDEISNPLDYIEDLINIGVKRILTSGGKATALEGSELINQMIKKANNRLKIVVAGKVSKENLNDLKTLIPAEEFHGKLIV, encoded by the coding sequence ATGATAAAAGAAGCTTGTGTTGAATCTTTTGAAAAATCTTTAGAAGCTCAAAATAATGGAGCAAATAGAATAGAGCTTTGTGAAAATTTAGCAGTTGGAGGAACAACTCCTTCTTATGGAACAGTTAAAATTTGCTTAGAAAAATTAAATATTCCTATTTTTCCTATGATTAGAGCTAGAGGCGGAAATTTTGTTTACTCTAAAGAAGAAATAGAAATTATGAAAGAAGATATTAAAGTATTTAAAGATTTAGGAGTTAAGGGAGTTGTTTTCGGCTTTTTAACCTCTGATAACAAAATAGATTTAGAACTTACAAAGGAATTGGTTGAATTAGCTTCTCCTATGGAAGTAACTTTTCATAAAGCAATAGATGAAATCTCTAATCCTTTAGACTATATCGAAGATTTAATAAATATAGGTGTAAAAAGAATTTTAACTTCTGGAGGAAAAGCAACTGCTTTAGAAGGAAGTGAACTAATAAATCAAATGATAAAAAAAGCAAATAATAGATTAAAAATTGTTGTTGCTGGAAAGGTTTCAAAAGAAAACCTTAATGACTTAAAAACTTTAATTCCAGCTGAAGAATTTCATGGGAAACTAATAGTTTAA
- the lysS gene encoding lysine--tRNA ligase: MEKYFDRLEKEPLIAERWKKIEELESNGIKAFGSKYDKQIMIGDILKHNPEENLKFKTAGRIMSLRGKGKVYFAHIEDQSGKIQVYIKKDELGEAEFDHIVKMLNVGDIIGVEGELFITHTEELTLRVKSISLLTKNVRSLPEKYHGLTDVEIRYRKRYVDLIMNPDVRSTFIKRTQIIKAVRKYLDDRGFLEVETPLMHPILGGAAAKPFVTHHNALNLDLFLRIAPELYLKKLIVGGFERVYELGRNFRNEGISTRHNPEFTMIELYQSHANFNDMMDLCEGIISSVCQEVNGTTDIEYDGVQLSLKNFQRVHMVDMIKDVTGVDFWQEMTFEEAKKLAKEHHVEVADHMDSVGHIINEFFEQKCEERVVQPTFVYGHPVEISPLAKRNEKNPNFTDRFELFINKREYANAFTELNDPADQRGRFEAQVEEAMRGNEEATPEIDESFVEALEYGLPPTGGMGIGIDRLVMLLTGAPSIRDVILFPQMKPRD; encoded by the coding sequence ATGGAAAAATATTTTGACAGATTAGAGAAAGAACCTCTGATCGCTGAGAGATGGAAAAAAATTGAGGAATTGGAAAGTAATGGCATTAAAGCTTTTGGTAGCAAATATGATAAGCAAATAATGATAGGAGATATATTAAAACACAATCCTGAAGAAAATTTAAAATTTAAAACTGCTGGAAGAATAATGTCTTTAAGAGGTAAGGGAAAAGTTTACTTTGCTCATATAGAAGATCAATCTGGAAAGATTCAAGTATATATTAAAAAAGATGAATTAGGTGAAGCAGAGTTTGACCATATAGTTAAAATGCTAAATGTTGGAGATATTATAGGAGTTGAAGGAGAATTATTCATAACTCACACTGAAGAGCTAACTTTAAGAGTTAAATCTATTAGCCTTCTTACTAAAAACGTAAGATCTCTACCTGAAAAATATCATGGTTTAACAGATGTTGAAATAAGATATAGAAAAAGATATGTTGACTTAATAATGAACCCAGATGTTAGAAGCACTTTTATTAAAAGAACTCAAATAATAAAAGCTGTTAGAAAGTATTTAGATGATAGGGGATTCCTAGAAGTAGAAACTCCTTTAATGCACCCAATTCTAGGAGGAGCTGCTGCTAAACCTTTTGTAACTCATCACAATGCTTTAAATCTTGATCTATTCTTAAGAATAGCTCCTGAACTATACTTAAAGAAATTAATAGTTGGAGGCTTTGAAAGAGTTTATGAATTAGGAAGAAACTTTAGAAATGAAGGAATTTCTACAAGACACAATCCTGAATTTACTATGATAGAGTTATACCAATCTCATGCTAACTTCAATGATATGATGGATTTATGTGAAGGAATAATCTCATCAGTATGTCAAGAAGTTAATGGAACAACTGATATTGAATATGATGGAGTTCAATTATCTCTTAAAAATTTCCAAAGAGTACATATGGTTGATATGATAAAAGATGTTACAGGAGTTGACTTCTGGCAAGAAATGACTTTTGAAGAAGCTAAAAAATTAGCTAAAGAACATCATGTTGAAGTAGCAGACCACATGGACAGTGTTGGACACATTATAAATGAATTCTTTGAACAAAAATGTGAAGAAAGAGTAGTTCAACCAACATTTGTTTATGGACATCCTGTTGAAATATCTCCACTTGCTAAGAGAAATGAAAAAAATCCAAATTTCACAGACAGATTTGAATTATTTATTAATAAAAGGGAATATGCTAATGCCTTCACAGAATTAAATGACCCTGCTGACCAAAGAGGAAGATTTGAGGCTCAAGTTGAAGAAGCAATGCGTGGAAATGAAGAAGCTACACCAGAAATAGATGAAAGTTTCGTAGAAGCTCTTGAATATGGTTTACCACCTACAGGTGGAATGGGAATTGGAATAGATAGACTTGTAATGTTACTTACAGGTGCTCCATCTATAAGAGATGTAATTCTTTTCCCACAAATGAAACCAAGAGATTAA
- a CDS encoding N-acetylmuramoyl-L-alanine amidase: MKKILALFSLLIFMVACSSSDTSVKEVKGTNTTRRTSSSSSIGSMGKFKVDSDTYVSLGRNERIQFVVVHYTATNNEYSIKELISNRVSAHFLVLDEDDNTIYNLVPLDQRAWHAGTSSFRGRTNLNDTSIGIEIVSDGIARDRRNDPNRYPPYDAYLEYKPIQIEKVAQIIKYVSARYNIPAKNIVAHSDIAPSRKKDPGAKFPWKELYEKYDIGAWYNESDKQAFMDEEKFNATSISDIKEELRKYGYEINRTNEWDRDSKDVVYAFQLHFNPKNATGDMDLETFAILKALNKKYPN; this comes from the coding sequence ATGAAAAAAATATTAGCATTATTCAGTTTATTAATTTTTATGGTAGCTTGTTCATCTTCTGATACGTCAGTAAAAGAAGTAAAAGGGACAAATACTACTAGAAGAACAAGTAGCAGTTCTTCAATAGGAAGTATGGGGAAATTTAAAGTAGACTCTGATACTTATGTGTCACTTGGTAGAAATGAAAGAATACAATTTGTTGTAGTTCATTATACAGCAACAAATAATGAATATTCTATTAAAGAATTAATTTCAAATAGGGTAAGTGCACACTTTTTAGTTCTTGATGAAGATGACAACACAATTTATAATCTAGTTCCATTAGATCAAAGAGCTTGGCATGCTGGAACAAGTTCATTTAGAGGAAGAACTAATCTAAATGATACTTCTATAGGTATTGAAATTGTTAGTGATGGTATAGCAAGAGATCGTAGAAATGATCCTAATCGTTATCCACCATATGATGCTTATCTTGAATATAAGCCAATACAAATAGAAAAAGTTGCTCAAATAATAAAATATGTTTCAGCCAGATACAACATTCCAGCAAAAAATATTGTTGCTCATTCTGATATCGCTCCAAGCAGAAAGAAAGATCCAGGAGCAAAATTCCCTTGGAAAGAATTATATGAAAAATATGATATAGGGGCTTGGTATAATGAAAGTGATAAACAAGCATTTATGGATGAAGAAAAATTTAATGCAACATCTATTAGTGATATCAAAGAAGAATTGAGAAAATATGGATATGAAATTAACAGAACTAATGAATGGGATAGAGACAGTAAAGATGTTGTCTATGCTTTCCAACTACATTTCAATCCAAAAAATGCAACAGGAGACATGGATTTAGAAACTTTTGCAATTTTAAAAGCATTGAATAAAAAATATCCTAACTAA
- a CDS encoding tetratricopeptide repeat protein, translated as MLKKLAITLVAVVFIGCYNLDNIGGKSSGGSIREIEIAGSQQTGGTATPSPTNVGTVETKPQQEEKIISVDATDENVNDYLTIIKSNLRTTTQKVDNDVKNQYTVAIGETLIFPIENEKAIKLSTSPKNTSPKISLTNGKVSFRTVYQGQYVLSTYINGSVNRKITVSAISRYDFNEKDLYKLILQDSEKRDKDVENAVTLYKMLYPAGKYSKEVNYLFLKYAYDIKNNSLINEALAGVKNDFSSYSDSEKATILRAAKLVNKSIFIPSEIYNTNNSDLKNALDEYNNGNSGRSTVSNTVDNRTTEKNKAKTKEDETSIADYAREKVRSVVGGISGTTSTATTVGSAKSKATNSTESYYDKGMKNLNSNPKVAIDSFKKSLSSEKIQDKKPEIYYNIASSYAKLGNRAEVTKYIRLLKQEFPNNSWTKKSEALSNLIK; from the coding sequence ATGTTAAAAAAATTAGCTATAACTTTGGTGGCAGTAGTTTTTATAGGTTGTTATAATTTAGATAATATTGGTGGCAAAAGCAGTGGAGGATCTATAAGAGAAATTGAAATAGCTGGTTCTCAACAAACAGGTGGAACTGCTACTCCTAGTCCTACAAATGTTGGAACAGTTGAAACTAAACCACAACAAGAAGAAAAAATTATATCTGTGGATGCTACTGATGAAAATGTTAATGACTATCTAACTATTATAAAATCTAATTTAAGAACCACTACTCAAAAAGTAGATAATGATGTTAAAAATCAATATACTGTTGCTATAGGAGAAACTTTAATTTTCCCTATTGAAAATGAAAAAGCTATAAAACTTTCAACTTCTCCTAAAAATACTAGTCCTAAAATCAGTCTTACAAATGGAAAAGTAAGTTTTAGAACTGTATATCAAGGGCAATATGTCTTATCAACTTATATAAATGGAAGCGTAAATAGAAAAATTACAGTATCTGCTATATCTAGATATGATTTTAATGAAAAAGATCTGTATAAATTAATATTACAAGATTCAGAAAAAAGAGATAAGGATGTAGAGAATGCTGTTACTCTTTATAAAATGCTATATCCTGCTGGAAAATACTCAAAAGAAGTTAATTATTTATTCTTAAAATATGCTTATGATATAAAAAATAACTCTCTTATAAATGAAGCTTTAGCTGGAGTAAAAAATGATTTTTCTTCTTACTCTGACAGTGAAAAAGCAACTATTTTAAGAGCTGCAAAATTGGTAAATAAGAGCATTTTTATTCCTTCTGAAATATATAACACTAATAATTCAGATTTAAAGAATGCTTTAGATGAATATAACAATGGTAATTCTGGTAGATCTACTGTATCTAATACTGTGGATAACAGAACTACTGAAAAAAATAAAGCTAAAACTAAAGAAGATGAAACTTCTATTGCAGACTATGCAAGAGAAAAAGTTAGATCAGTTGTTGGTGGAATTTCTGGTACAACTAGTACAGCTACTACGGTAGGTTCTGCTAAATCTAAAGCTACTAATTCAACTGAATCTTATTATGATAAAGGAATGAAAAATTTAAACTCTAATCCTAAAGTTGCCATAGATAGTTTTAAAAAATCACTTTCTAGTGAAAAAATACAAGACAAAAAACCAGAAATCTATTATAATATAGCAAGTTCATATGCAAAACTTGGTAATAGAGCTGAAGTTACAAAATACATAAGACTTTTAAAACAAGAATTCCCTAATAATTCTTGGACTAAGAAAAGTGAAGCACTTTCAAATTTAATAAAATAA
- a CDS encoding MBL fold metallo-hydrolase, with the protein MLNEIAKNIYLIEVPLPKNPLKALNCYFIKNGENILVVDSGFDHEESEKVFFEALEELGAQVGKTDMFLTHLHADHSGLALKFKNKYQGKVYCSQIDTDYINKMKHELYADRFVPTLKVMGIEPDFKFFETHPGLVYCVKGKLDTTIVKDGDKIDFGYYNFEVIDLSGHTPGQVGIYDKNHKILFSGDHILNKITPNISFWEFKYEDILGTYLKNLDKVYNMEVDTIYSAHRGIIDNPKLRIDELKKHYADRNAEVYNLLKEVEENSAAQMAAKMHWDYRAKNFEEFPNNQKWFATGEALANLEHLRAIGKADYEFKDGVAYYRVKK; encoded by the coding sequence ATGTTAAATGAAATTGCAAAAAATATATATTTAATAGAAGTACCTCTACCTAAAAATCCATTGAAAGCATTGAATTGCTACTTTATAAAAAATGGAGAAAATATTTTAGTTGTAGACAGTGGTTTTGACCATGAAGAAAGTGAAAAAGTATTTTTTGAAGCTCTTGAAGAATTAGGGGCACAAGTTGGAAAAACAGATATGTTTTTAACACACTTACATGCTGACCATTCAGGACTAGCTTTAAAATTTAAAAATAAATATCAAGGTAAAGTTTATTGTAGTCAAATAGATACTGACTATATAAATAAGATGAAACATGAATTGTATGCAGATAGATTTGTTCCTACACTAAAAGTTATGGGAATAGAGCCTGATTTTAAATTTTTTGAAACTCACCCTGGACTTGTTTACTGTGTAAAAGGTAAGTTAGATACTACTATAGTTAAAGATGGAGATAAAATAGACTTTGGATACTATAATTTTGAAGTTATAGATTTGAGTGGACATACTCCTGGACAAGTTGGAATTTATGATAAAAATCATAAAATATTATTCTCAGGAGATCATATATTAAATAAGATTACTCCTAATATAAGTTTCTGGGAATTTAAGTATGAAGATATCTTAGGAACTTATCTTAAAAACTTAGATAAAGTTTACAATATGGAAGTAGATACTATCTATTCTGCTCATAGAGGAATAATAGATAATCCAAAACTTAGAATAGATGAACTTAAAAAACATTATGCTGATAGAAATGCTGAAGTTTATAACTTATTAAAAGAAGTTGAAGAAAATTCAGCTGCACAAATGGCTGCAAAAATGCACTGGGATTATAGAGCAAAGAATTTTGAAGAATTTCCTAATAATCAAAAATGGTTTGCAACAGGTGAAGCTTTAGCTAACTTAGAACATCTAAGAGCCATAGGTAAGGCTGATTATGAATTTAAAGATGGAGTAGCTTATTATAGAGTAAAAAAATAG
- a CDS encoding LrgB family protein yields the protein MKEIIVSNLFFGLILSYFALEIGKWVFKKTQTPLCNPFLIGTIIVIVILKVFNISTDDYYKGAGMILFLLGPATVALAIPLYKKWDLFKKFFVPVMTGAIVGSFVGIVSVIVLGKLFGMDDKLIFSLMPKSITTPFGIEVSSMLGGIPAITVVSIMLTGIAGNVTAPLISKIFRVKHSVAVGIGIGVSSHAVGTSKAMEIGEVEGSMSALSIVFAGILTLVWAPLLKLLV from the coding sequence ATGAAAGAGATAATTGTTAGTAATTTATTTTTTGGTTTAATTTTAAGTTATTTTGCACTTGAAATTGGAAAATGGGTGTTTAAGAAAACTCAAACTCCTTTGTGTAATCCTTTTTTAATAGGAACTATTATAGTTATTGTCATATTAAAAGTTTTTAATATTTCAACTGATGACTATTATAAGGGGGCAGGAATGATACTTTTCCTATTGGGTCCTGCTACAGTAGCCCTTGCTATCCCTCTATATAAAAAATGGGATCTATTTAAAAAATTCTTTGTTCCTGTTATGACAGGTGCAATTGTAGGTTCTTTTGTGGGTATAGTATCTGTTATCGTTTTAGGAAAATTATTTGGTATGGATGATAAATTAATTTTTTCTCTTATGCCTAAATCTATAACTACTCCTTTTGGGATCGAAGTTAGCTCTATGCTTGGAGGAATTCCTGCAATAACAGTGGTAAGTATTATGCTTACAGGTATAGCTGGTAACGTAACAGCTCCTCTTATCAGTAAGATTTTTAGAGTAAAACACTCTGTAGCTGTTGGTATTGGAATTGGAGTTTCAAGCCATGCTGTTGGAACTTCAAAAGCTATGGAAATTGGTGAAGTAGAAGGTTCTATGAGTGCCTTATCAATAGTATTTGCTGGAATTCTAACTTTAGTATGGGCACCACTTTTAAAACTTTTAGTATAG
- a CDS encoding CidA/LrgA family protein: MLREFMLIFTINYVGILLSKILHLPLPGTILSLLLLFFMLQFKVLKLEKIENAGNFLLLNMTIFFMPPTVKIIDSYELLEKDLFKIIVIIIVSTFLTMGITGKVVQLMIDFKERKEKK, translated from the coding sequence ATGCTTAGAGAGTTTATGTTAATTTTTACAATTAACTATGTTGGAATACTACTGTCAAAGATTTTACATCTTCCTTTACCAGGAACTATATTATCTTTGTTACTGCTATTCTTTATGTTACAATTTAAAGTTTTAAAATTAGAAAAAATTGAAAATGCTGGAAATTTCCTGCTATTGAATATGACTATATTCTTTATGCCACCTACAGTTAAAATCATTGATTCATATGAACTATTAGAAAAAGACCTTTTTAAAATTATAGTAATTATAATAGTTTCAACATTTTTAACTATGGGAATTACGGGAAAAGTGGTACAACTTATGATAGATTTTAAAGAAAGGAAAGAGAAAAAATAA